A stretch of DNA from Dehalobacterium formicoaceticum:
CCTTGGCATTATTACATAATTTACATATAAGTTTATCATGATTTTGGATTATTTACCACATTTGTTTATTCAATAAGCAACTGCCATTATATTCCTTGCTAAATAAAACAAAAAAGGGAACCTACCTGGTCCCCTAAACTTATACCTTCTGATATAGCCAAAAAGCACACCAAATAGTGTGCTTTTATAAATTAGAACCTGGCAACGACCTACCCTCCCAGGGACCTGCGTCCCAAGTACTATCGGCGCTGGAGAGCTTAACTTCTGTGTTCGGAATGGATACAGGTGGGGCCTCTCCGCCATCATCACCAGGAAAAAGTATTCAGTTGGTTAGTTTGTTAGTTGGTTAGTGGTTAGGAAAATAATTAGCTAACCATCAACTACCTGGAACAATCTACAACTGTTCTCTCAAAACTACACAGTGAAGTCTTTTATGCTTAGGTTTCATTCAGTCTCCAGTCTTTGTAGACATTGGCTTTTCCAATCCACTGTCTACTGTCCAACTGTTTACTGTTTTTTAAGGTCAAGTCCTCGACCTATTAGTACCGGTCAGCTCCGGACATTACTGCCCTTCCACACCCGGCCTATCTACCAGTTCGTCTTTCTGGGGTCTTATCAGCTTGCGCTGTGGGAAATCTTATCTTAAGGGGGGCTTCGCGCTTAGATGCTTTCAGCGCTTATCCCTGCCAGACTTAGCTACCCAGCTGTACCCTTGGCAGGATAACTGGTACACCAGTGGTCTGTCCATCCCGGTCCTCTCGTACTAGGGACAGTGCCTCTCAAATTTCCTCCGCCTGCGACGGATAGGGACCGAACTGTCTCACGACGTTCTGAACCCAGCTCACGTACCGCTTTAATGGGCGAACAGCCCAACCCTTGGGACCTACTACAGCCCCAGGATGCGATGAGCCGACATCGAGGTGCCAAACCTCCCCGTCGATGTGGACTCTTGGGGGAGATAAGCCTGTTATCCCCGGGGTAGCTTTTATCCGTTGAGCGACGGCCCTTCCACTCGGTACCGCCGGATCACTAAGCCCGACTTTCGTCCCTGCTCGAAATGTCTCTCTCGCAGTCAAGCTCCCTTCTGCCTTTACACTCTTCGCGCGATTTCCATCCGCGCTGAGGGAACCTTTGGGCGCCTCCGTTACTCTTTGGGAGGCGACCGCCCCAGTCAAACTGCCCACCTGACAATGTCCTTCAGCCGGCTTACGGCTTGAAGTTAGAATTTCAGCACATCAAGAGTGGTATCCCACCAGCGACTCCAATGAGACTGGCGTCCCATCTTCTTAGTCTCCCACCTATCCTGTACGTGATATACCAAAATCCAATGTCAGGCTGCAGTAAAGCTCCACGGGGTCTTTCTGTCCTGTCGCAGGTAACCGGTATCTTCACCGGTATTACAATTTCGCCGAGTCCCTTGTTGAGACAGTGCCCAAATCGTTACGCCTTTCGTGCGGGTCGGAACTTACCCGACAAGGAATTTCGCTACCTTAGGACCGTTATAGTTACGGCCGCCGTTTACTGGGGCTTCAATTCAAAGCTTCGTCTTTCGACTGACCTCTCCTCTTAACCTTCCAGCACCGGGCAGGCGTCAGCACCTATACGTCGTCTTTCGACTTTGCAGGCACCTGTGTTTTTGCTAAACAGTCGCTTGGGCCTTTTCTCTGCGGCCTCTTCATGCTCAGTCTGTTATAAACTTCACATTACAAAGGCACCCCTTCTCCCGAAGTTACGGGGTCATTTTGCCGAGTTCCTTAACAAGGGTTCTCTCGCGCGCCTTAGGATTCTCACCCCACCTACCTGTGTCGGTTTTCGGTACAGGCACCTGGCTCCTCGTTAGAGGCTTTTCTTGACAGTGTGGGATCAGTCAGTTCGCTACTTATTTTCGCTCCCCATCACCTCTCAGGATCTTTGAAAGACGGTTTTTCCTATCTTTCTCCCTACAGGCTTGGACGCACTCTACCAACCGTGCGCTTGACCTACCCTCCTGTGTCACCCCTTCCTTCAAACGGATCCAGGTGGTATCGGAATCTTTACCGATTGTCCATCATCTACGCTTTTCGCCTCGACTTAGGTCCTGACTTACCCTGGGCGGACGAGCCTTCCCCAGGAACCCTTAGGTTTTTGGCGGGCAGGATTCTCACCTGCCTTTTCGCTTACTCATACCGGCATTCTCACTACTGAACTCTCCAGCTCTCCTTCCGGTAAACCTTCTTCGTGTTCAGTACGCTCCCCTACCACTCAAGAAGCAAGAAGCTTCTTGAATCCGAAGCTTCGGTGGTGTGCTTGAGCCCCGTTACATTTTCGGCGCAGGGTCACTCGACCAGTGAGCTATTACGCACTCTTTAAATGGTGGCTGCTTCTAAGCCAACATCCTGGTTGTTTTAGCAACTCTACATCCTTTTCCACTTAGCACACACTTTGGGACCTTAGCTGTCGATCTGGGCTGTTTCCCTTTCGACTATGAAGCTTATCCCCCACAGTCTGACTCCCAAGATAAATTTATGGCATTCGCAGTTTGTGAGAGTTCGGTAACCTGGTTAGGCCCCTAGCTCGAACAGTGCTCTACCGCCATAAATCATCTCTTGAGGCTAGCCCTAAAGCTATTTCGGGGAGAACCAGCTATCTCTTGGTTCGATTGGCATTTCACCCCTACCCACAATTCATCCGCTCACTTTTCAACGTAAGTCGGTTCGGGCCTCCACTCAGTCTTACCTGAGCTTCACCCTGACCATGGGTAGATCACCAAGTTTCGGGTCTACAACAACGAACTTTCCGCCCTATTAAGACTCGCTTTCGCTTCGGCTCCGTCTTCTCTGTCTATGGTAATCTAATAGTAGGCCACCGTAGTCATTGAAAAACCGGCCACAATAGATTAACCTACTTGAGAGGAAATTCAACAGGTAGGGGCTGGGAGAGATGATCACAATGAACATCAAGCAACAAATTTTAATGATGCATATTCATGAAGGGAAATCGCGCCGGGAAATTGCGAAAATAACAGGGATCAATCGGGACACCGTAGGAAAGTACATTGGACAATATGAGGAAGGGAGACAGCAATTATTGTCGAGCGGGTCGGCAGATATCCAGGCACTAGTCGACACCCTCACTTCTGCCCCCAAGTATACTGTGGGCATTCGACCCAAAAGAAAAATGACTGACGAGGTTGTGAACAGGATCCAGTTCTATCTTGACGAGAATGAAACTAAGCGAAATCAGGGGCGGCACAAGCAGCAAAAAAAAGCCATTGATATCTTTGAAGCACTGGAAGCCGAGGGTACTCAACTAAGTTACAGTACCGTTCTTCGAACCATTAGAAGCTTGGAACGGAAACCAAAGGAAGCGTTTATTAAGGCTCTGTATGAACTTGGAGACATTTGCGAATTTGATTGGGGTGAGGTTAAACTAAAAATTAATGGAAAATTTCAAGTTTTTCAGATGGCCGTATTCACAACGGCTTACGGGAACTATCGCTTTGCTTATCTGTTCACCAAACAAACAACAGAGTGTTTTCAGGAAGCACACGCCCTGTTTTTCCAGCATATCGGCCAAGTGTATCGTACCATGGTGTACGATAACATGAAAGTCGCGGTGAAAAGGTTTATTGGAACGGAGAAGGAGCCGACGCAAGGATTGCTTCAATTGTCGCTCTACTATGGTTTTCAGTATCGGTTTTGCAATATTCGCAAGGGCAACGAAAAAGGTCATGTGGAGCGAAGCGTCGAGGTCGTTCGCCGAAAAGCCTTCGCTTTTCGGGACGAATTTGAATCCCTGGAGGAGGCAAATCAATATTTGCAGGATGTGTGCACTAAGCGTAATCGTAAGTCCCATGATGAGTACAACGGCCAGACGGCGGAGGAACGATTGGAAGAAGAGCGCCCCGCATTGCTGCCCACCCTTCCACCATTTGATGCAGCTCGCGTGATTTATGGACGGGTGAACAAATATTCCACCATCATCGTTGATCAGAATCGTTACTCAGTACCGGATCATTTGGTAGGTGAATCGATCATGATTAAAGCATATGCGACCCGGGTGCGATGCTTCCATCAGGAATCCTTGGTAGCGGAGCATGTGCGATTAACCGGCAACCACGAGTGGCGGCTTGATCTGAATCATTATTTGGATACGCTAAGGAAAAAACCTGGTGCATTTGCCGGTAGTGCGGCATGGCAGCAGGCTCCTAAAAGGATAAAAGAAATATACGAAACATATTATACCAAACAAGACAAGGAATTTATACAGCTATTGCAATATATTCGAGACGATGTCCCATTTGCGGAAGTCGAGCAAGCTATTCGGGAGCTGGAGAAAATTCATCCGGCTCAAGTGACTACGGATAAAATTAAAGTGCTTTGTGCTAGGAATCGTGACGCGATGCCTGTTGTTCAACCAAATCTCTCGAAAACGGGAAAAGAGATTGTAGAGCGGTCAGCACAGCAGCTTCGCATGTACGATGACATGTTTGATACCCATACACCAAAAGCAAAGGAGGACGTTGCATGAGTAACGCGCCGCGCAAGGCGTTTAAGGAAGCGATATTGGAATATAGCAAAGAACTGAGACTCCCTATGATTCGTAAGCATTTGGATGAGCAAGTTCGGGAGTCAACGCAGCAGGATGCCAGTTATGAAGCATTTCTGGCGCAGTTACTGGAGAAGGAATGTGATGCTCGTCGGGAAGCCTCGCGGCATAATCGCATTCGTCTGGCTGAATTTACACATAAAAAGTACCTTGAAGATTTGGTCATCGCGGATTTGCCAGATGATGCCCAAAAGAAGTTAAAGCAGCTGAAAACATTAGAGTTTATTCAGGAGGGGCGCAACATTATTCTGGCGGGGAACCCGGGAACAGGCAAGACGCATGTGAGTATTGGGCTAGGCTTAAAGGCCTGCCTGGAGGGATATAAAGTATGGTTTACAACTGTTCCCCTCCTCATTAACCGGATTAAAGAATGCCGAGCAGAGCAAACTCTTCGAGCCTTCCAGAACCGCTTTGAAAAATATGATTTGGTTATTGCCGATGAAATGGGTTATATATCTTTTGATAAGGAAGGATCTGAATTATTGTTTACCCATTTGTCGCTGAGGGCTGGTCGCAAATCGACAATCATCACAACCAACTTATCCTTCGAACGATGGGGTGAAATTTTTCAGGATCCCGTGATGACGGCGGCCATGATTGACCGGTTGACGCATCAGTCATACATCGTCAACATGAATGGAAACTCGTACCGCATGAAAGAAACGAAGGAGTGGTTACAACAACAGCAACTGGCATGAAGAAAAAAACAATAACCCTGTATAAAGGTTTATCATGTTTTTGATAAACATTTATACAGGATGTAACAAGCGATAGCGCGTTAGCATTCATCGTGAAACAATGCTCTTTGAAAACTAAATATGCTTATGAAACGACTAAATTTTTTTTTCTTAGTGGCCGAAAATTAAATGACTATATGGCCTAATTTTAAGTTGACAAATACACTTCTCGACTTAACCTCGCTCGTTATCGTAACTCGCCGGTCCATTCTACAAAAGGTACGCCATCACACATTTAAAGTGCTCTGACAGTTTGTAAGCATACGGTTTCAGGTTCTTTTTCACTCCCCTCCCGGGGTTCTTTTCACCTTTCCCTCACGGTACTGGTTCACTATCGGTCGCCAAGGAGTATTTAGCCTTGGGGGGTGGTCCCCCCTGATTCCCACGGGGTTTCTCGTGTCCCGCGGTACTTGGGATACTTTCGAGCATTTCCGCCTTTCGCCTACAGGATTGTTACCCTCTGTGATGGGTCTTTCCAGACCTCTTCGGCTAGGTTTCCATACTTCTCATGAAAGTCCCGCAACCCCGGTTGCCTAAGCAACCGGTTTAGGCTCTTCCCGTTTCGCTCGCCGCTACTCGGGGAATCGAGTTTTCTTTCTCTTCCTCTGGGTACTTAGATGTTTCAGTTCCCCAGGTTGTCTTCAAACACCTATTTATTCAGTGCTTGATGACTGGATACTACTCCAGCCGGGTTTCCCCATTCGGACATCTCCGGTTCTTCGCCTGCTTGCGGCTTACCGAAGCTTTTCGCAGCTTACCACGTCCTTCTTCGACTCTTGGCGCCAAGGCATCCACCGTACGCTCTTTTTACCTTGACCTTGCTTTGCAATGCATGTTTGCACTGCTTTCTTCTTTTGGTCTTTGGTTTTCATCTTTTCATGACTACTGACCAAATAACCTACTGATTACTCTTAGATGATGAATCCTAAGCATTTCTTTGTAATACTCAGCTCTCGCTGAGTTACCTTTTACTGCTTCACTGTGTAATTTTCAAAGAACAATTTTTTCTCGCATTCTTGCATTCTCAGGAACTCCGGTCCCTGAAAACCAAACAGTACTTCAGCCTGATGTATCGACCTTAGGATACACTTACTTAAATGCTTTTTAATGATGGGGGAAGTTTCCGCCTGGGTAAAGGTAACTCCGCTGCCCATGATCACCTGATCTTCTGTTTCTTTAATTTGGCAAAGATCTCTGATCCCACCCACATCCACAATGGTGCCCGGCATCTCCTTTTTTTGTAAATCCAAAATTAAATCTGTCCCGCCGGCCAGTATCTTCCCCTTGTTTTCTGCTAATAAGTTCAATGCTTCTTCTATGGTCCCTGGTCTAAAATATGCTTCCATGTGCAACACTTGGCCACCTCCTATACCAAAATATATGACTCCATTTAGGTTCATTAATAAAGATTAAGGATTATCTATGTATTTGTCAACTTAAAATTAGGCCATATAGTCATTTAATTTTCGGCCACTAAGAAAAAAAATTTAGTCGTTTCATAAGCATATTTAGTTTTCAAAGAGCATTGTTTCACGATGAATGCTAACGCGCTATCGCTTGTTACATCCTGTATAAATGTTTATCAAAAACATGATAAACCTTTATACAGGGTTATTGTTTTTTTCTTCATGCCAGTTGCTGTTGTTGTAACCACTCCTTCGTTTCTTTCATGCGGTACGAGTTTCCATTCATGTTGACGATGTATGACTGATGCGTCAACCGGTCAATCATGGCCGCCGTCATCACGGGATCCTGAAAAATTTCACCCCATCGTTCGAAGGATAAGTTGGTTGTGATGATTGTCGATTTGCGACCAGCCCTCAGCGACAAATGGGTAAACAATAATTCAGATCCTTCCTTATCAAAAGATATATAACCCATTTCATCGGCAATAACCAAATCATATTTTTCAAAGCGGTTCTGGAAGGCTCGAAGAGTTTGCTCTGCTCGGCATTCTTTAATCCGGTTAATGAGGAGGGGAACAGTTGTAAACCATACTTTATATCCCTCCAGGCAGGCCTTTAAGCCTAGCCCAATACTCACATGCGTCTTGCCTGTTCCCGGGTTCCCCGCCAGAATAATGTTGCGCCCCTCCTGAATAAACTCTAATGTTTTCAGCTGCTTTAACTTCTTTTGGGCATCATCTGGCAAATCCGCGATGACCAAATCTTCAAGGTACTTTTTATGTGTAAATTCAGCCAGACGAATGCGATTATGCCGCGAGGCTTCCCGACGAGCATCACATTCCTTCTCCAGTAACTGCGCCAGAAATGCTTCATAACTGGCATCCTGCTGCGTTGACTCCCGAACTTGCTCATCCAAATGCTTACGAATCATAGGGAGTCTCAGTTCTTTGCTATATTCCAATATCGCTTCCTTAAACGCCTTGCGCGGCGCGTTACTCATGCAACGTCCTCCTTTGCTTTTGGTGTATGGGTATCAAACATGTCATCGTACATGCGAAGCTGCTGTGCTGACCGCTCTACAATCTCTTTTCCCGTTTTCGAGAGATTTGGTTGAACAACAGGCATCGCGTCACGATTCCTAGCACAAAGCACTTTAATTTTATCCGTAGTCACTTGAGCCGGATGAATTTTCTCCAGCTCCCGAATAGCTTGCTCGACTTCCGCAAATGGGACATCGTCTCGAATATATTGCAATAGCTGTATAAATTCCTTGTCTTGTTTGGTATAATATGTTTCGTATATTTCTTTTATCCTTTTAGGAGCCTGCTGCCATGCCGCACTACCGGCAAATGCACCAGGTTTTTTCCTTAGCGTATCCAAATAATGATTCAGATCAAGCCGCCACTCGTGGTTGCCGGTTAATCGCACATGCTCCGCTACCAAGGATTCCTGATGGAAGCATCGCACCCGGGTCGCATATGCTTTAATCATGATCGATTCACCTACCAAATGATCCGGTACTGAGTAACGATTCTGATCAACGATGATGGTGGAATATTTGTTCACCCGTCCATAAATCACGCGAGCTGCATCAAATGGTGGAAGGGTGGGCAGCAATGCGGGGCGCTCTTCTTCCAATCGTTCCTCCGCCGTCTGGCCGTTGTACTCATCATGGGACTTACGATTACGCTTAGTGCACACATCCTGCAAATATTGATTTGCCTCCTCCAGGGATTCAAATTCGTCCCGAAAAGCGAAGGCTTTTCGGCGAACGACCTCGACGCTTCGCTCCACATGACCTTTTTCGTTGCCCTTGCGAATATTGCAAAACCGATACTGAAAACCATAGTAGAGCGACAATTGAAGCAATCCTTGCGTCGGCTCCTTCTCCGTTCCAATAAACCTTTTCACCGCGACTTTCATGTTATCGTACACCATGGTACGATACACTTGGCCGATATGCTGGAAAAACAGGGCGTGTGCTTCCTGAAAACACTCTGTTGTTTGTTTGGTGAACAGATAAGCAAAGCGATAGTTCCCGTAAGCCGTTGTGAATACGGCCATCTGAAAAACTTGAAATTTTCCATTAATTTTTAGTTTAACCTCACCCCAATCAAATTCGCAAATGTCTCCAAGTTCATACAGAGCCTTAATAAACGCTTCCTTTGGTTTCCGTTCCAAGCTTCTAATGGTTCGAAGAACGGTACTGTAACTTAGTTGAGTACCCTCGGCTTCCAGTGCTTCAAAGATATCAATGGCTTTTTTTTGCTGCTTGTGCCGCCCCTGATTTCGCTTAGTTTCATTCTCGTCAAGATAGAACTGGATCCTGTTCACAACCTCGTCAGTCATTTTTCTTTTGGGTCGAATGCCCACAGTATACTTGGGGGCAGAAGTGAGGGTGTCGACTAGTGCCTGGATATCTGCCGACCCGCTCGACAATAATTGCTGTCTCCCTTCCTCATATTGTCCAATGTACTTTCCTACGGTGTCCCGATTGATCCCTGTTATTTTCGCAATTTCCCGGCGCGATTTCCCTTCATGAATATGCATCATTAAAATTTGTTGCTTGATGTTCATTGTGATCATCTCTCCCAGCCCCTACCTGTTGAATTTCCTCTCAAGTAGGTTAATCTATTGTGGCCGGTTTTTCAATGACTACGGTGGCCTACTATTAGATTACCATAGACAATTATCTAATTATTCATCTTTAGAACAAGTTAAAATGTCTTAAAGAGTTTTTTTCGATTTTAAAACAATTGAGGTGCTAAAGCAGTTCTTGTCTTAAAAACTGCTTTAGCCCTTTTATATTTTCCGAGAGAAGTCGGTTGCCTCAATTGTTATTTAGTCTTGACCAAACTTATCAACCTATTCAATCAACATAGTGTATTTTTTCAGCTTTCTTCAATGATCCGTAGAATTCATCCAGAACCTTATCATCAGTCGGCTTGGTCATCAAACTGACCACAAACATCAATACCGCAGCCACAACCATGCCAAAGAATCCATACCAGTTACCGCCGAAACCTAATTTATAGGTGAGAAGTACGGTAATAATACCGGCAACAGAAGCAATCACAGCAGCCGGAGCAGTAGCCCTTTTCCAATAGATGGCGCAGATCAGGATCGGGAAGATGGGCATCACCATAGCAATGGCAAACATAATCAGCGTCCAGATCAGTTCAGGGGGATCCATGGCAATCCACATACAGGCCAAACCAAGCACCACAATGACAATCCGGCTGATCAGCATTTGTTTTTTCGGATCTGCTTGTAATTTAAAGGTTTTACCTAAAATATCATGAGAGATGATGGAGCCGGATACCAGCAAGAAACCGTTTGCTGTCGACAAGCCCACTGCCAGTGCCCCTAAAATGAAGAGGGTCATTAACACTTGGGCAAATCCAGCACCCTGGGAAGCTACTACGGTGTTAATCAAATAAGGAATAATCAACTCCGTATCGGAACCTGAAAGCCCAGGCACCAAGCCTACGGCCAATAAACCAATAAACATAACCCCGGTCCAAACAACAGTCTGCAGTATCGGAACTAAATATTGCAGTCTCTGCTGACTCTTCAGGTTTTCTCCGGAATATCCGGATCGAATAAAGACGTGGGGCAGCATAATGGTCCAGCCTATGGCACAAGAAAGAGGATAACCTAAACGAGCAGCATAGGGCACCCATTCATTCGGCCCCGGATAGGAAAACCATGAAGGCGTACTTTGCCATACCGCAGAAACCAAGTTAGTGACAGAGCCGCCAAAACCAACACTTAAAGCACTGATGCCAATGGCCCATAAAGCAATGATAAATAACCAGCCCTGGGCTGTATCCGCCCAGGCAACAGATTTCATTCCGCCTACGGAAACAAAGATCAAGGTGCCGATACCCACGACAATAATGACGGCATTATAAGAAACAGCTCCTCCGCTTGCTACCTGAGCTGCCTTAGCGCAAGCTATAAAAATGGAACTTACATAAGGAAGGGAAACAAAGAAAAATAATAGCCCTAAAATAACCCTTAATGCCGGACTCCGGAACCTGTCGTCATACAAATCAGCAGGGGTGGTATATCCCCTTTGCGTGTTTAAGAGCCATACCTTGTTCATCACAAAATACATGATGATAGGATATAACGGAATATAACTTAATTCTGAAAGAAAGAAGGTCAACCCGCCGCGGTAATATCCCCCGGGTCCGGCAAAGAAAACCCAGGTGCTCATCAAAGCGGCAACGTAAGTCATAACTAAAACAAACCAATTAATTTGACCGCCGGCGGTAAAGTAGTCCTTGGCGCTGCGGTTTTTTTCTTTCCAGTTCGCATAAAATCCTAACCCAAGAAGGGCTGCCATATAGGTAAGAAATATGATCCAAACAGTGCTGCCACTTAACATGTTAATTTCCCTCCTGGTCACTGGCTTTTTGTATTTGATCAGCATCAACCAATTTTCTTTGTTTTGTCGTTAAATGTAGGCCTGCATAAATACAAATCCATAGCGGAATCAATGTTAATGCACCATGCAAAAAGGCACCATTGGCATCACCATATGCAGGAATTCCAGGGAAGTTGTACAAGACATAAAATAGAACTACGGAGATCAGCCACCATTTCTCTGTTTTCTGATAAGGTTTCTTAGCCATTCATTTCGCCTCCTTAATTATATCGTCTTTAGAAAATAATCTGCTTACATCGATCCATCGGTGTCAGCAGAAACATTGCTTTTTCCCGCCTTTCATGTATAACAGAGAGCAGCCCGGTGTTTATGGCAGCAATACCACAAACACCGCAGCATTTTCCCTCATACATGATTTGCAGCAACTTTCTTATTATTTGCTCACTTTTAATTCTTTATCAGCCCGAGCCACAATGGCATCTAATTCCTTAACCACATTCTCCGGCAAACTGACAGGTTTCAAATCATCCTTCATGGCCAGATAAGCTTCCTTCGCCCGTTCAGCCAAGGTTTTACCTCCTTTTCCTTCCCAGGTGGCCTTAGCATCACGGGTGAAAAGATTGGACCGGTAACCGTCTCTGAAATGGTTAAAGGTGTGATCCAGGGTAATAAAGGCTTCGTTTTCTTTTAAGTTCACTAGTTCATTCCAGCCCACATGTTCTTCATCCACCGTGACACCGGCTTTCAATTGACGCACCATCCCGAAAAGATCATTGTCAATCATCAATTGAACGGGGCTGATGGTTTTCGCTGTTTCAATCTGTCCGGCGCCGCCCAGGACCGAACCGCCGGAAAGGGCAACCATAATAGCCAGGGTTGCTTGCTCAATACCGGCTTGGCTATCAAGGATGGGGGAATCCGAGCCCGTCGCATAGGTATGAGCGGGAATGCCATAACCGTCCTGGAAAAGTTCCATGGCAATCATCCGGCCAATGGTGGTGGACATGGCAGATTGAGTCGTATTTGTGGACATCATATCCATTTCAAAGAGCAAAGGAGTTGCCACACATGGGGTGCCCGGCGCAATTAATTGCGCCATAATGATCATCGCCATTACTTCCGCACAGGCAAGTAGTGCTATACCGTCCGGTGTGATGGGCGCGTTGGCTCCGGCTGCCGGTAAGGAGCAGGGTTGGAGAGGAACGCCGGCCCGTGCACCCTGTAAAATAATATTGGCATCCATATGCTTGTAAGTCAGAAAAGGAACGGAGCAACAGATCAGGCTGACAATGGGTCTCTTTCTTAATTCTTCTTTACCCCCGGCTACGGCGGCAGCCATTTCAATTAGATAGTTCACGTTTTCTGATTCATAAGGCTGCAGCCAGCCATGCTTCCTCGTGTTTCTGATCACGGTATCAAAGGTATGAATATCAATACACTCCGAAGGAAAATCAGTCCCGGGATTGGTGGAAGGCAGTGAATAATAATTAATATTGTCCAGAGCCTGCATCAGTCTGGTATACTCCGCCACCTGGTCCAGGGTGATATGGTTGTAAGTGTCGTTTTCTGATAAATAGAACATGCCCCCGGTATTGGTTCTGGTGTAGAAGGATCCTTCCGGATGGGGGAACTTCAGATCATACTGGGGATCCACACCCGCTAAGGTAAATTCCCGGGGTACATCCTTCAGAGCTTTGTCGATGACAGCCTGGGGAAATTTCACATACTGGCCGTTCACTTCTGCCCCGGCTCCTGCCAAAATCTCTAATACCTCATCATGTTCTACTTTAATTCCTTTGTTCGCCAACAACCATTCCATCTTTTCCTTAAGAAATGC
This window harbors:
- a CDS encoding FAD binding domain-containing protein — translated: MEAYFRPGTIEEALNLLAENKGKILAGGTDLILDLQKKEMPGTIVDVGGIRDLCQIKETEDQVIMGSGVTFTQAETSPIIKKHLSKCILRSIHQAEVLFGFQGPEFLRMQECEKKLFFENYTVKQ
- the istB gene encoding IS21-like element helper ATPase IstB; translation: MSNAPRKAFKEAILEYSKELRLPMIRKHLDEQVRESTQQDASYEAFLAQLLEKECDARREASRHNRIRLAEFTHKKYLEDLVIADLPDDAQKKLKQLKTLEFIQEGRNIILAGNPGTGKTHVSIGLGLKACLEGYKVWFTTVPLLINRIKECRAEQTLRAFQNRFEKYDLVIADEMGYISFDKEGSELLFTHLSLRAGRKSTIITTNLSFERWGEIFQDPVMTAAMIDRLTHQSYIVNMNGNSYRMKETKEWLQQQQLA
- the istA gene encoding IS21 family transposase, whose product is MITMNIKQQILMMHIHEGKSRREIAKITGINRDTVGKYIGQYEEGRQQLLSSGSADIQALVDTLTSAPKYTVGIRPKRKMTDEVVNRIQFYLDENETKRNQGRHKQQKKAIDIFEALEAEGTQLSYSTVLRTIRSLERKPKEAFIKALYELGDICEFDWGEVKLKINGKFQVFQMAVFTTAYGNYRFAYLFTKQTTECFQEAHALFFQHIGQVYRTMVYDNMKVAVKRFIGTEKEPTQGLLQLSLYYGFQYRFCNIRKGNEKGHVERSVEVVRRKAFAFRDEFESLEEANQYLQDVCTKRNRKSHDEYNGQTAEERLEEERPALLPTLPPFDAARVIYGRVNKYSTIIVDQNRYSVPDHLVGESIMIKAYATRVRCFHQESLVAEHVRLTGNHEWRLDLNHYLDTLRKKPGAFAGSAAWQQAPKRIKEIYETYYTKQDKEFIQLLQYIRDDVPFAEVEQAIRELEKIHPAQVTTDKIKVLCARNRDAMPVVQPNLSKTGKEIVERSAQQLRMYDDMFDTHTPKAKEDVA
- a CDS encoding sodium:solute symporter family protein, producing the protein MLSGSTVWIIFLTYMAALLGLGFYANWKEKNRSAKDYFTAGGQINWFVLVMTYVAALMSTWVFFAGPGGYYRGGLTFFLSELSYIPLYPIIMYFVMNKVWLLNTQRGYTTPADLYDDRFRSPALRVILGLLFFFVSLPYVSSIFIACAKAAQVASGGAVSYNAVIIVVGIGTLIFVSVGGMKSVAWADTAQGWLFIIALWAIGISALSVGFGGSVTNLVSAVWQSTPSWFSYPGPNEWVPYAARLGYPLSCAIGWTIMLPHVFIRSGYSGENLKSQQRLQYLVPILQTVVWTGVMFIGLLAVGLVPGLSGSDTELIIPYLINTVVASQGAGFAQVLMTLFILGALAVGLSTANGFLLVSGSIISHDILGKTFKLQADPKKQMLISRIVIVVLGLACMWIAMDPPELIWTLIMFAIAMVMPIFPILICAIYWKRATAPAAVIASVAGIITVLLTYKLGFGGNWYGFFGMVVAAVLMFVVSLMTKPTDDKVLDEFYGSLKKAEKIHYVD
- a CDS encoding trimethylamine methyltransferase family protein, producing the protein MAKGIKAKALNEQELAFLKEKMEWLLANKGIKVEHDEVLEILAGAGAEVNGQYVKFPQAVIDKALKDVPREFTLAGVDPQYDLKFPHPEGSFYTRTNTGGMFYLSENDTYNHITLDQVAEYTRLMQALDNINYYSLPSTNPGTDFPSECIDIHTFDTVIRNTRKHGWLQPYESENVNYLIEMAAAVAGGKEELRKRPIVSLICCSVPFLTYKHMDANIILQGARAGVPLQPCSLPAAGANAPITPDGIALLACAEVMAMIIMAQLIAPGTPCVATPLLFEMDMMSTNTTQSAMSTTIGRMIAMELFQDGYGIPAHTYATGSDSPILDSQAGIEQATLAIMVALSGGSVLGGAGQIETAKTISPVQLMIDNDLFGMVRQLKAGVTVDEEHVGWNELVNLKENEAFITLDHTFNHFRDGYRSNLFTRDAKATWEGKGGKTLAERAKEAYLAMKDDLKPVSLPENVVKELDAIVARADKELKVSK